From a single Streptomyces liliifuscus genomic region:
- a CDS encoding methyltransferase domain-containing protein, with protein MSSDPNSSFGGGNPWDHVQPWDEEIFGKEVHDGSLQNKWGTAVSIAGGLPYIWRELARPISEIVYGLLELRAGDKVLLIGEGIAPAGWVEDMREIVGPDGVVDEVEIIHEGRKAVLGKLPGRNGQTGCWRWDYADSKADEQYDCVAVLQATQHCDDWEETARNLLRVMKPGRRIVLAESVLKGPTFTARINSDVHLRQWFDKLFQQVPVEDIPYWSGEEVRDAFGDTVDSPQLMEWRGIEMFWGRKK; from the coding sequence GTGAGCAGCGATCCCAACAGCAGTTTCGGCGGCGGAAACCCGTGGGACCACGTTCAACCGTGGGACGAGGAAATTTTCGGGAAGGAGGTCCACGACGGCAGCCTGCAGAACAAGTGGGGGACCGCCGTGTCGATCGCCGGCGGGCTGCCCTACATCTGGAGGGAACTGGCCCGGCCGATCTCCGAAATCGTCTATGGCCTCCTCGAACTCCGCGCCGGAGACAAGGTCCTGCTCATCGGCGAGGGCATCGCCCCCGCGGGGTGGGTGGAAGACATGCGGGAGATCGTGGGACCGGACGGCGTCGTGGATGAGGTGGAGATCATCCACGAGGGGCGCAAGGCGGTCCTGGGCAAGCTCCCCGGGCGGAACGGTCAGACCGGCTGCTGGCGCTGGGACTACGCCGACTCGAAGGCCGACGAGCAGTACGACTGCGTCGCGGTGCTCCAGGCGACCCAGCACTGCGACGACTGGGAGGAGACGGCCAGGAACCTGCTGCGCGTGATGAAGCCGGGGCGGCGCATCGTGCTGGCCGAGTCGGTCCTGAAGGGGCCGACGTTCACCGCGCGCATCAACTCCGACGTCCATCTCCGGCAATGGTTCGACAAACTGTTTCAGCAGGTCCCGGTGGAAGACATTCCCTACTGGTCCGGCGAAGAGGTCCGCGACGCATTCGGGGACACCGTCGACAGCCCACAGCTGATGGAATGGCGCGGCATCGAGATGTTCTGGGGACGAAAGAAGTAA
- a CDS encoding fumarylacetoacetate hydrolase family protein has translation MTRLVSTAKGIGRLEDDGETVALLDLDATDIGAALQSGLDIASIATATVRDRVPMTQAQLVAPVLRPSKIWAVGYAYAGHRTEVGYAGTAEDPVIFLKAPSSVIGPGERIRFPKAAPDEVDYEGELAVVIGRRATGVPEADAYSFVAGFTICNDVSARDVQKGRVPGRAANVTAAKSFDTFTPMGPALATLDEFADPDDLHLRTWVAGELRQDARTSQLIHPVPALVSYLSRQTTLEPGDVIATGTPAGVGHKRGLFLRSGDEVRIEIEGIGTLVNTCA, from the coding sequence GTGACCAGGCTCGTCAGCACGGCCAAGGGGATCGGCAGGCTGGAGGACGACGGTGAGACCGTCGCCCTCCTCGACCTCGACGCGACCGACATCGGTGCGGCCCTGCAGTCCGGCCTCGACATCGCGTCCATCGCCACGGCCACGGTCCGCGACCGGGTCCCCATGACCCAGGCCCAGCTCGTGGCGCCCGTCCTCCGGCCCTCGAAGATCTGGGCGGTGGGTTACGCCTACGCCGGACACCGCACCGAGGTGGGGTACGCCGGCACGGCGGAGGACCCGGTCATCTTCCTGAAGGCCCCGTCCTCGGTGATCGGTCCGGGAGAGCGGATCCGCTTCCCGAAGGCCGCCCCGGACGAGGTCGACTACGAAGGCGAACTCGCGGTCGTCATCGGCAGGCGCGCTACCGGCGTGCCGGAGGCGGACGCGTACTCGTTCGTCGCCGGCTTCACGATCTGCAACGACGTCAGCGCGCGCGATGTCCAGAAGGGACGGGTACCCGGCCGGGCCGCCAACGTCACCGCGGCCAAGAGCTTCGACACCTTCACCCCCATGGGCCCCGCCCTGGCCACGCTCGACGAGTTCGCCGATCCTGATGACCTGCACCTGCGCACCTGGGTCGCAGGCGAGCTCCGCCAGGACGCGCGTACCTCCCAGCTCATTCACCCGGTTCCCGCGCTGGTCTCGTACCTGTCGCGGCAGACGACCCTCGAACCCGGCGACGTGATCGCCACCGGCACTCCGGCCGGGGTGGGGCACAAACGAGGCCTGTTCCTGCGGTCCGGGGACGAGGTCCGGATCGAGATCGAGGGCATCGGCACGCTTGTGAACACCTGCGCCTGA
- a CDS encoding VOC family protein translates to MTTTPQSTAAPAATETQAVALQIAELVLKTGRYDDMAAFYTHVLGHGPFYERTPDPDAPPRPAGMPERAVDVRLGFFRVHDAPHSSQVLALFGIDSLIGTDASGPGLHHFQFGVGSLGELVTQFEHMASIGARPHRAANHGQATSFYYRDPDRNIVEFSCANFATTEEEVAFMSGPVFAANPSGLELNAERFVARYRAGDPKDELLRLDNQAVAL, encoded by the coding sequence ATGACGACCACCCCCCAGAGCACGGCCGCCCCCGCGGCCACCGAGACCCAAGCCGTCGCGCTGCAGATAGCCGAGCTCGTGCTCAAGACCGGCCGCTACGACGACATGGCCGCCTTCTACACTCACGTACTGGGACACGGCCCGTTCTACGAGCGGACCCCCGATCCCGACGCCCCACCGCGTCCCGCGGGGATGCCCGAGCGAGCGGTCGATGTCCGACTGGGCTTCTTCCGTGTGCATGACGCCCCGCACAGCAGTCAGGTTCTCGCGCTGTTCGGCATCGACAGCCTGATCGGGACCGATGCCTCCGGGCCGGGTCTGCATCATTTCCAGTTCGGTGTCGGCTCGCTCGGTGAACTGGTCACCCAGTTCGAGCACATGGCGTCCATCGGCGCGCGCCCACACCGTGCCGCCAACCACGGCCAGGCCACCAGCTTCTATTACCGCGACCCGGACAGGAACATCGTCGAGTTCTCCTGCGCCAACTTCGCCACCACGGAGGAGGAGGTGGCCTTCATGTCCGGCCCCGTCTTCGCGGCGAACCCCTCCGGCCTGGAGCTCAACGCCGAGCGCTTCGTCGCCCGCTACCGAGCGGGTGACCCCAAGGACGAGCTGTTGCGCCTGGACAACCAGGCGGTGGCCCTGTGA
- a CDS encoding nuclear transport factor 2 family protein: MSPADRSDAAGHCRALVVRYHRDIDSGRATAGIGAFADDAQFEAHGRVFRGRDEILGFLKAREADTGRQTVHVLANEVVSGQGDDDDGSGQKRVELQAMVLLHVRKPDGVYVLDRVLNTVHRFRHAGGEWRITHRTSRPLHPTV; encoded by the coding sequence GTGTCTCCGGCGGATCGAAGCGATGCTGCGGGCCACTGTCGGGCCCTGGTCGTCAGGTACCACCGCGACATCGACAGTGGCCGGGCCACCGCCGGGATCGGCGCGTTCGCCGACGACGCCCAGTTCGAGGCACATGGCCGGGTCTTCCGCGGACGGGACGAGATACTCGGCTTCCTCAAGGCGCGAGAGGCCGACACCGGACGGCAGACCGTCCATGTGCTCGCCAACGAGGTCGTCAGCGGGCAGGGCGACGATGACGACGGAAGTGGCCAAAAGCGGGTCGAGCTGCAGGCCATGGTTCTGCTGCACGTCCGGAAACCCGACGGCGTCTATGTCTTGGACCGCGTCCTCAACACCGTTCACCGGTTCCGCCACGCCGGCGGGGAGTGGCGGATCACGCACCGCACCTCGAGGCCGCTGCACCCCACCGTCTGA
- a CDS encoding FAD-dependent monooxygenase, whose product MSDRNERAESRRVLVVGAGPVGLSLAIELGWRGVPVTVIDQGDGRVPFPAGEAIFSRTMEHLRRWGCAEEARAESAPPTDYPHRTVFATSVTGHVLAEFDYGVTNRSPGVYGPLTPEGPAFLSKFSFLPLLERTARGLPSVEIRFATRLETFEQDSDGVLAVVRDLESGASETLAGAYLVACDGGRSGVRRALDIDFEGMFAQGQNFAVHFRAPQLPALLRERLGGTAVQIHTLSSARRPYITVVNGVDEWRLSVYLEQEPEPGDAVAWVQEAVGAPIDVEILAAQPWSGHCVVARSYRAGRVFLAGDSAHLLWPKGGFGANTGIGDAVDLGWKLAAVLQGWAGPALLDSYESERRPIAVRNVTEASSNWRSDSELAPDAALGRADAEGDQVRGEMGEMIRRSRGKEFRCTGIQLGYRYGGSPICVPDGTPEPPDEPDDYVPSTWPGCRAPHAWLPDGSSMLDHFGRGFVVVVSGSADPSALVEAAHHRGVPLTVLRLADPAAARLYERPLVLVRPDGHVGWRGEQAPADPGAVLDRLRGAEAGNPAAGSVMETRAVSAGVATRQL is encoded by the coding sequence GTGTCTGACCGCAACGAAAGAGCCGAATCCCGGCGTGTCCTGGTCGTCGGGGCGGGCCCCGTGGGCCTCTCGCTCGCGATCGAGCTGGGGTGGCGCGGTGTGCCGGTGACGGTGATCGACCAAGGCGACGGCCGCGTGCCCTTCCCGGCGGGCGAGGCGATCTTCTCCCGCACCATGGAACACCTTCGGCGCTGGGGCTGCGCGGAGGAGGCGCGCGCGGAGTCGGCACCGCCCACGGACTATCCGCACCGCACGGTGTTCGCCACGTCAGTGACGGGACACGTACTCGCCGAATTCGATTACGGTGTCACGAACCGGTCTCCCGGCGTGTACGGCCCCCTGACGCCGGAGGGTCCCGCGTTCCTGTCCAAGTTCTCGTTCCTGCCGTTGCTCGAACGGACGGCGCGAGGCCTTCCCTCGGTGGAGATCAGGTTCGCCACACGCCTGGAGACGTTCGAGCAGGACTCCGACGGCGTCCTCGCCGTGGTGCGTGACCTGGAGAGCGGCGCGTCCGAGACACTGGCCGGCGCGTACCTCGTGGCCTGTGACGGCGGCCGCAGCGGCGTCCGGCGCGCACTGGACATCGACTTCGAGGGCATGTTCGCGCAGGGCCAGAACTTCGCGGTGCACTTCCGTGCGCCTCAACTGCCGGCCCTGCTCCGGGAGCGGTTGGGCGGCACGGCGGTGCAGATCCACACACTGTCGTCGGCGCGCAGGCCGTACATCACGGTGGTCAACGGCGTGGACGAGTGGCGACTCTCGGTCTACCTGGAGCAAGAGCCGGAGCCCGGGGACGCGGTCGCCTGGGTGCAGGAAGCCGTAGGTGCGCCCATCGACGTGGAGATACTCGCCGCCCAGCCCTGGAGCGGGCACTGCGTCGTGGCCCGAAGCTACCGCGCGGGGCGGGTGTTCCTCGCGGGTGACTCGGCGCATCTGCTGTGGCCCAAGGGAGGCTTCGGTGCCAACACCGGGATCGGCGACGCCGTCGACCTCGGCTGGAAGCTCGCCGCGGTCCTTCAGGGCTGGGCGGGCCCCGCACTGCTCGACAGCTACGAGTCGGAGCGGCGGCCGATCGCCGTCCGCAACGTCACGGAGGCGTCGAGCAACTGGCGGTCCGACTCCGAGCTCGCACCCGACGCCGCACTCGGCCGCGCGGACGCGGAAGGCGACCAGGTCCGCGGTGAGATGGGCGAGATGATCCGCCGGTCGAGGGGAAAGGAGTTCCGCTGCACGGGTATCCAGCTCGGATACCGCTACGGCGGCTCCCCGATCTGCGTGCCGGACGGTACTCCGGAGCCGCCCGACGAGCCGGACGACTACGTCCCGTCGACCTGGCCCGGTTGCCGGGCACCGCACGCATGGCTGCCCGACGGCAGCTCGATGCTCGACCACTTCGGCCGCGGGTTCGTGGTCGTGGTCTCGGGGTCGGCGGACCCGTCCGCGCTGGTGGAGGCCGCGCACCATCGTGGCGTGCCGCTGACGGTGCTGCGCCTCGCCGATCCGGCCGCGGCGAGACTCTACGAGAGGCCGCTGGTGCTGGTCCGCCCCGACGGGCATGTCGGGTGGCGGGGCGAGCAGGCCCCGGCCGACCCCGGTGCTGTGCTCGACCGGCTGCGCGGGGCGGAGGCCGGGAATCCGGCCGCGGGTTCGGTCATGGAGACGCGGGCGGTGTCGGCGGGAGTCGCCACTCGCCAACTCTGA
- a CDS encoding TetR/AcrR family transcriptional regulator, with amino-acid sequence MPRNRQQIPREERTGDLLAAATELFLAKGYDKTTMADISAAAGVARGNVYWYFDSKDDIFAAVMDRMLSREIRTLSAEQAGADPLSRLVRGLSDMRYSRPLHQAMHDRLPHSEAVRAAHNTFLGWIVGLVDEVMAEHGLDGDPDIDATLLRDTVVTVFEGAHVPNDRNRPAHEMLRFLMESVLAGRSPVKRA; translated from the coding sequence ATGCCGCGTAACCGCCAACAGATCCCCCGTGAAGAGCGGACAGGTGATCTGCTGGCCGCGGCCACCGAGCTTTTTCTCGCCAAGGGGTACGACAAGACCACGATGGCGGACATCAGTGCCGCCGCCGGGGTGGCCAGGGGTAACGTGTACTGGTACTTCGACTCGAAGGACGACATCTTCGCCGCGGTGATGGACCGGATGCTCAGCCGCGAGATCCGTACCCTCAGTGCGGAGCAGGCGGGCGCCGACCCACTGAGCCGGCTGGTGCGAGGGCTGTCCGACATGCGCTATTCCCGGCCGCTGCACCAGGCCATGCACGACCGGCTTCCGCATTCCGAGGCGGTTCGGGCCGCCCACAACACCTTCCTGGGCTGGATCGTCGGACTGGTCGACGAGGTCATGGCCGAGCACGGCCTCGACGGCGACCCCGACATCGATGCCACGCTCCTCCGCGATACCGTGGTCACCGTGTTCGAAGGCGCGCACGTGCCCAACGACCGGAACAGACCGGCACACGAGATGCTCCGCTTCCTGATGGAGTCCGTCCTGGCTGGGCGTTCACCGGTCAAGAGGGCGTGA
- a CDS encoding quinone oxidoreductase family protein encodes MASEYGNPEVLSVMDVAVPDPGPGQVRIAVLAAGVNPFDHKMYDGTFGTDPAKLPMRLGAEAAGVVTAVGAHATGPAGPVEVGDEVIAYRAPGAYAAEIVVPASAVVPKPAALSWEQAGGLMVVGVTAAHVLDAIGLGKDESVLIHGAAGGVGLMAVQLAVASGATVVGTASPGKHDMLRELGAIPIAYGPGLADRVRAAAPEGVHAAADLVGTDEAVDVSVELVADRSRIATIAGFARGAQAGIKLLGGGPGADPGTEVRDAARLRLTEAAEAGRLNVLIAGSYPLHEAAAAHRQVMTGRTSGKIVLVP; translated from the coding sequence GTGGCGAGTGAGTACGGAAATCCCGAGGTGCTGTCGGTGATGGATGTCGCCGTCCCGGACCCCGGGCCGGGCCAGGTGCGCATCGCGGTCCTCGCCGCCGGGGTGAACCCCTTCGACCACAAGATGTACGACGGCACCTTCGGGACCGATCCGGCGAAACTGCCGATGCGGCTCGGCGCCGAGGCGGCGGGTGTGGTGACCGCGGTGGGCGCTCACGCGACCGGCCCCGCAGGTCCGGTCGAGGTCGGCGACGAGGTGATCGCCTATCGTGCGCCCGGCGCGTACGCCGCCGAAATCGTCGTCCCGGCCTCGGCGGTGGTGCCGAAGCCCGCGGCGCTGTCCTGGGAGCAGGCCGGCGGCCTGATGGTCGTCGGCGTCACCGCCGCACACGTTCTCGATGCGATCGGTCTGGGCAAGGACGAGTCGGTGCTGATCCATGGTGCCGCCGGAGGAGTCGGCCTGATGGCCGTGCAGCTGGCGGTGGCGAGCGGCGCCACCGTCGTGGGAACGGCAAGCCCCGGCAAGCACGACATGCTGCGCGAGCTGGGGGCGATTCCGATCGCGTACGGGCCCGGTCTGGCCGACCGGGTACGCGCGGCAGCGCCGGAGGGCGTCCACGCGGCGGCCGACCTGGTGGGCACCGACGAGGCGGTTGACGTCTCCGTGGAACTCGTGGCGGACCGTTCCCGCATCGCCACCATCGCGGGGTTCGCGCGCGGGGCCCAGGCCGGCATCAAGCTGCTCGGCGGCGGGCCCGGCGCGGATCCGGGCACGGAGGTCCGGGACGCCGCCCGACTGCGGCTCACCGAGGCCGCGGAGGCAGGGCGGCTGAACGTCCTGATCGCCGGCAGCTACCCGCTTCACGAAGCCGCTGCCGCCCATCGCCAGGTCATGACCGGTCGCACCAGCGGGAAAATCGTCCTGGTGCCCTGA
- a CDS encoding pyridoxamine 5'-phosphate oxidase family protein, with protein sequence MGRFNVQEVAYLSEHILGRLATTGTSGKPHVVPIRYHFDPEREVIKIGGRVLEGRGQERLYIRHLTINPQAALVVDDVADGQTWQPRGILIKGAAVLHTEGGEVLGPGFGPNWVEVVPDFVTSWSIDSPA encoded by the coding sequence ATGGGCAGGTTCAACGTGCAGGAAGTCGCGTACCTGAGCGAACACATCCTTGGGCGGCTCGCCACGACGGGTACGTCCGGCAAACCGCACGTGGTGCCCATCCGGTACCACTTCGATCCGGAGCGCGAGGTCATCAAGATCGGGGGACGCGTCCTGGAAGGGCGCGGACAGGAGCGGCTCTACATCCGTCACCTCACGATCAACCCGCAGGCGGCGTTGGTGGTCGACGACGTGGCGGACGGGCAGACCTGGCAGCCGCGCGGGATCCTGATCAAGGGAGCGGCGGTCCTGCACACGGAGGGCGGCGAAGTGCTCGGGCCGGGCTTCGGTCCCAACTGGGTCGAGGTGGTACCCGACTTCGTCACGTCCTGGAGCATCGACAGCCCTGCGTGA
- a CDS encoding SDR family NAD(P)-dependent oxidoreductase translates to MTRPLALLTGASSGIGAAYARLLADDLDLVLVARRADRLEDLANELRKAGAAVEVLPADLATREGIAAVTERLSAGDVRHLISNAGVGGYAPLIDVDPAEIDDLLTLNVEAHVQLVRAALPGMRAADDGTIVTVASLLAFSAGQAGRRPPRRTLYAAAKAALVAFTRTLGHELADTGIRTQVVCPGPVATEFHQGIGQTVPVVMTAEDVARASFVGLRLGETICVPGLEDQPAALDALLAAESAVLSGGRRSDLASRYQ, encoded by the coding sequence GTGACTAGGCCCCTTGCTCTGCTAACAGGTGCTTCCTCCGGCATCGGCGCCGCGTACGCCCGCCTTCTTGCAGACGACTTGGACCTCGTCCTGGTGGCCCGCCGCGCGGACCGGCTGGAGGATCTGGCCAACGAACTCCGTAAGGCCGGTGCCGCCGTTGAGGTCCTTCCCGCCGACCTGGCCACCCGCGAGGGCATTGCCGCGGTGACGGAACGCTTGAGTGCCGGGGACGTTCGCCATCTGATCAGCAACGCAGGTGTCGGCGGCTATGCCCCGCTCATCGATGTCGACCCGGCCGAGATCGACGACCTGCTCACCCTCAACGTTGAGGCGCATGTCCAACTCGTCCGTGCCGCACTCCCCGGCATGCGCGCAGCCGACGACGGCACGATCGTCACCGTCGCCTCGCTGCTCGCCTTCAGCGCCGGACAGGCCGGCCGACGCCCGCCCCGCCGCACCCTGTACGCCGCGGCGAAGGCGGCCCTCGTGGCCTTCACTCGCACCCTGGGCCATGAACTTGCGGACACCGGGATCCGCACCCAGGTGGTCTGCCCCGGACCGGTGGCCACAGAGTTCCACCAGGGCATTGGACAGACCGTCCCTGTCGTCATGACCGCCGAGGACGTCGCGCGAGCCAGCTTCGTAGGGCTCCGTCTGGGCGAGACGATCTGCGTTCCGGGCCTGGAGGACCAGCCCGCGGCACTCGACGCGCTGCTCGCCGCCGAAAGCGCCGTACTGTCCGGCGGCCGCCGTTCGGACCTCGCCTCCCGCTACCAGTAG
- a CDS encoding alpha/beta fold hydrolase has product MSSRNPVEAKYARTRLGSGPGLLLAHGAGSSLAGTYGPVLEALAARHTVVGIDYPGSGDTPRSTTPLSLDDLADQLIAAADAEGLDRFAVSGYSLGGPVAIRTATRHPQRVTALVLTAAFPHRDNRLALASSVWSKIAASGDRELLAEFQLMMALGTQALESMPAEQLRQTLDHVAAGTADGSSEQTDLVGQLDVRDDLTAITAPTLVISTTDDRLVSTALHRHLAETIPHAQLADIATGHLPMLERTDEWLHLTTNFLHKHNT; this is encoded by the coding sequence ATGTCATCTCGGAATCCGGTCGAAGCGAAGTACGCCCGTACTCGCCTGGGCTCCGGCCCCGGCCTGCTCCTCGCCCACGGCGCCGGCAGCAGCCTGGCCGGCACCTACGGCCCCGTCCTGGAAGCACTCGCCGCCCGCCACACCGTCGTCGGCATCGACTACCCCGGCAGCGGCGACACCCCCCGCTCCACCACCCCGCTGTCCCTCGACGACCTCGCCGACCAGCTCATCGCCGCCGCCGACGCCGAAGGCCTCGACCGCTTCGCCGTCTCCGGCTACTCCCTCGGCGGCCCCGTCGCCATCCGCACCGCCACCCGCCACCCCCAGCGCGTCACCGCACTCGTCCTGACCGCCGCCTTCCCGCACCGCGACAACCGCCTCGCACTCGCCTCCTCGGTCTGGAGCAAGATCGCCGCATCCGGCGACCGCGAACTGCTCGCCGAATTCCAGCTCATGATGGCCCTCGGCACCCAGGCACTGGAATCCATGCCCGCCGAACAACTGCGCCAGACCCTCGACCACGTCGCCGCCGGCACCGCCGACGGCAGCTCCGAACAGACCGACCTCGTCGGCCAACTCGACGTCCGCGACGACCTCACCGCCATCACCGCCCCCACCCTGGTCATCTCGACCACCGACGACCGCCTCGTCTCCACCGCCCTGCACCGCCACCTCGCCGAAACCATCCCCCACGCCCAACTCGCCGACATCGCCACCGGCCACCTCCCCATGCTCGAACGAACCGACGAATGGCTGCACCTCACCACCAACTTCCTCCACAAACACAACACCTGA
- a CDS encoding TetR/AcrR family transcriptional regulator gives MKQPLHRRQPTQSNPRVQRTRNRVLAVARDLLPQVGPAGLTYALLAEQADVTRQTLYRHWPTRAALLFDLILEGPDLGTYPEPGNDVGDVATAWLKSLRAGVSVPVVRTAALAVAAQADHDPDSARALVHISEDRHSGFNRLLEPSGIQISEDEFTLLYGPVLARLFLDRGQVTDTFIDTVVTQWLTTLQHANTPQE, from the coding sequence ATGAAGCAGCCCCTCCACCGCCGTCAGCCGACCCAGAGCAACCCGCGCGTGCAGCGCACCCGCAACCGCGTGCTGGCCGTCGCGCGAGACCTGCTGCCCCAGGTCGGACCGGCCGGGCTGACCTACGCGCTGCTGGCCGAGCAGGCCGACGTCACCCGCCAGACCCTCTACCGGCACTGGCCCACCCGGGCCGCACTCCTCTTCGACCTCATCCTCGAAGGCCCCGACCTCGGCACCTACCCCGAACCGGGCAACGACGTAGGTGACGTGGCCACCGCCTGGCTCAAAAGCCTGCGCGCCGGAGTCAGCGTGCCGGTCGTCCGCACCGCGGCTCTGGCAGTCGCCGCCCAGGCCGACCACGACCCCGACAGCGCCCGCGCACTCGTCCACATCAGCGAAGACCGCCACTCCGGCTTCAACAGACTCCTGGAGCCGTCCGGCATCCAGATCAGCGAAGACGAATTCACCCTGCTCTACGGACCCGTCCTCGCCCGCCTCTTCCTCGACCGTGGCCAGGTCACCGACACCTTCATCGACACCGTCGTCACCCAATGGCTCACCACCCTGCAGCACGCCAACACACCACAGGAGTGA
- a CDS encoding ABC transporter permease — protein sequence MDGQRRCAGRTVFGYSPGSACGGPAAHTLLYQAGARQIPASLYEAASIDGAGRLKQFWHITLPQLRYTIVTSSTLMVVGSLTYFDLVFVLPGGGPGYATRILPLDMYITGFQSNEMGLAAPSLWCSSWQDFCSLSPFSGSPASTGCAASRQEYDVRGLPRPVHRLLGPPDTDDRGGTRPPGSSVRHQPSRCLGGVLWLVVVLVPGYWVVVTSLRTREGLFYSNPLALSTSPTLENYRLVLDSAFTHYLLNSTLVTVGAMLLTLVVSFLAAYAYAYAYAIVCGASRALRWAFSVFLLGLAIPLQATIIPVYYLIAKAQMYDTLPAIVLPSAAFAIPLTVIILVNFLRDIPDELYESMRADGAGHWRMLWSPAVPLARPALITVTIYDALNLWNGFLFPLILTQSPDKRVLPLFVWRFQGELTINIQAILAAVVLSTLPILALYILGRRQLISRLTVGFGG from the coding sequence TTGGATGGACAGCGGCGTTGTGCGGGCCGGACGGTCTTCGGATACTCGCCTGGCAGTGCGTGCGGCGGGCCGGCAGCCCACACGCTGCTCTACCAGGCCGGAGCCCGGCAGATCCCGGCATCCCTGTACGAGGCGGCGTCGATCGACGGCGCGGGTCGGCTCAAGCAGTTCTGGCACATCACCCTGCCCCAGCTGCGCTACACCATCGTCACGTCGTCGACGCTGATGGTCGTCGGCTCGCTCACCTACTTCGACCTCGTCTTCGTGCTCCCCGGCGGCGGCCCCGGCTATGCCACCCGCATCCTGCCGCTCGACATGTACATAACCGGCTTCCAGAGCAACGAGATGGGCCTCGCAGCGCCATCTCTGTGGTGCTCGTCCTGGCAGGACTTCTGCTCTCTCTCGCCATTCTCCGGTTCTCCGGCTTCAACCGGATGCGCAGCCAGCAGGCAGGAATATGATGTCCGCGGTCTCCCACGCCCCGTCCACCGACTCCTCGGCCCGCCCGACACCGACGACCGCGGGGGCACCCGGCCGCCTGGCTCGTCTGTGCGGCACCAACCCTCTCGGTGCCTTGGCGGCGTTCTCTGGCTGGTGGTCGTCCTCGTCCCTGGCTACTGGGTTGTCGTCACCAGCCTGCGCACCCGCGAGGGCTTGTTCTACTCCAACCCGCTCGCCCTGTCGACCAGTCCCACCCTGGAGAACTACCGCCTGGTCCTGGACAGCGCCTTCACCCACTACCTCCTCAACAGCACCCTGGTCACCGTCGGCGCGATGCTGCTGACCCTCGTGGTGTCGTTCCTGGCCGCCTACGCCTACGCCTACGCCTACGCCATCGTCTGCGGCGCCAGCCGGGCGCTGCGCTGGGCGTTCAGCGTCTTCCTGCTGGGACTCGCCATCCCACTCCAGGCCACGATCATCCCGGTGTACTACCTGATCGCCAAGGCGCAGATGTACGACACCCTGCCCGCGATCGTGCTCCCCTCGGCGGCGTTCGCGATCCCGCTCACGGTGATCATCCTGGTCAACTTCCTGCGTGACATCCCGGACGAGTTGTACGAGTCCATGCGCGCGGACGGCGCTGGCCACTGGCGGATGCTCTGGAGTCCGGCCGTGCCCCTGGCGCGCCCTGCCCTGATCACGGTCACGATCTACGACGCCCTGAACCTGTGGAACGGCTTCCTCTTCCCGCTGATCCTCACCCAGAGCCCCGACAAGCGGGTCCTGCCGTTGTTCGTGTGGCGCTTCCAGGGCGAGTTGACCATCAACATCCAGGCGATCCTGGCCGCGGTGGTCCTCTCCACGCTCCCGATCCTCGCCCTCTACATTCTCGGCCGCCGCCAGCTCATCAGCAGACTCACCGTCGGCTTCGGCGGGTGA